From Microbacterium sp. YJN-G, a single genomic window includes:
- a CDS encoding extracellular solute-binding protein has protein sequence MARTTRRTRTLMTLAALTSAGIALSGCSSAGSDDGGDGQTLKLWHYEGADSAMGKAWAEAIKIFEEETGATVEFEEKSFEQIQKTASQVLDTDAAPDLMEFNKGNATAGFLASTGLISDITDAVEEYGWDDMLAPSLQTTAKYTEDGVMGGDAWYGVPNYGEFVGVYYNKDAFAEAGLEIPTTYDEFVAVLDAFVAKGITPLAEAGAEYPLGQLWYQLALLEGDRAFVDDYQLYENPVDWDGPIITSATETLAEYVDKGYIASDVSSVKAEDAGVSFINGTAPIFVSGSWWFGRFVAEATAFDWTMTAFPGADLSLGSSGNLWVVPENAANKELAYEFIDITMRPEIQAIIGNNGGLPVAADPADITDEKSSELIATFNGILERDGLSFYPDWPAPGFYDVIVQELQGLVTGVQDAAETTKGLGEAYDEGTADFR, from the coding sequence ATGGCACGCACCACCCGCAGAACCAGGACCCTGATGACCCTCGCCGCCCTCACCAGCGCCGGGATCGCGCTCAGCGGATGCTCATCCGCCGGTTCCGACGACGGAGGTGACGGTCAGACTCTGAAGCTGTGGCACTACGAGGGCGCAGACAGCGCGATGGGCAAGGCATGGGCCGAGGCCATCAAGATCTTCGAAGAGGAGACCGGGGCGACTGTCGAGTTCGAGGAGAAGTCCTTCGAGCAGATCCAGAAGACCGCCAGCCAGGTGCTGGACACGGATGCCGCCCCCGACCTCATGGAATTCAACAAGGGCAACGCGACCGCCGGCTTCCTGGCGTCGACCGGCCTGATCAGCGACATCACCGACGCGGTCGAGGAATACGGCTGGGACGACATGCTCGCCCCTTCGCTGCAGACCACGGCGAAGTACACCGAAGACGGCGTGATGGGCGGCGACGCCTGGTACGGCGTGCCGAACTACGGCGAGTTCGTCGGCGTCTACTACAACAAGGATGCCTTCGCCGAGGCGGGACTCGAGATCCCGACCACCTACGACGAGTTCGTCGCCGTGCTCGACGCGTTCGTCGCGAAGGGCATCACGCCGCTCGCCGAGGCCGGGGCCGAGTACCCGCTCGGCCAGCTCTGGTACCAGCTCGCGCTGCTCGAGGGCGACCGCGCCTTCGTCGACGACTACCAGCTGTACGAGAACCCGGTCGACTGGGATGGCCCGATCATCACCTCTGCGACCGAGACTCTCGCCGAGTACGTCGACAAGGGCTACATCGCCTCGGATGTCTCCTCGGTCAAGGCCGAGGACGCCGGCGTCTCGTTCATCAACGGCACGGCGCCGATCTTCGTGTCCGGGTCGTGGTGGTTCGGCCGCTTCGTCGCCGAGGCCACCGCCTTCGACTGGACCATGACGGCCTTCCCCGGCGCCGACCTGTCGCTGGGTTCGTCGGGAAATCTCTGGGTCGTGCCCGAGAACGCTGCGAACAAGGAGCTCGCCTACGAGTTCATCGACATCACGATGCGTCCCGAGATCCAGGCCATCATCGGCAACAATGGCGGCCTTCCGGTCGCCGCAGACCCCGCCGACATCACCGACGAGAAGAGCTCCGAGCTGATCGCGACCTTCAACGGCATCCTCGAGAGGGACGGACTGTCGTTCTACCCGGACTGGCCCGCGCCCGGCTTCTACGACGTGATCGTCCAGGAGCTGCAGGGTCTCGTCACCGGCGTGCAGGATGCCGCGGAGACGACGAAGGGCCTCGGCGAGGCATACGACGAAGGCACCGCGGACTTCCGCTGA
- a CDS encoding LacI family DNA-binding transcriptional regulator, with the protein MTTIHEVAQAAGVSISTVSYALSGKRPVAEKTRRRIEDAATALGYTPDAGARMLAGRRTHIFALTEPLRADTHAPTHMAFVLATSVAARRHGYDILLLTDEQAAGGMNRVTSSRLVDAILVLDVAPDDARVAIARTIRTPTIFIGIPDDTEDLTCVDLDFESAGRMAVDRLADAGHPEIMLLGQSEAAYRTSNFSRRLLRGVSDAAATRGIDLEAATTGRISTERAGVRSAVESALDRGIRAFIVHAVEDVHEVLLAVLAERDLQVGRDVSVISTATAFDTTALSTPVDTIPLVPSRSCELAVEIAIRHLEQRDPSPGIHLIPPDYLATGSVRPPR; encoded by the coding sequence ATGACGACGATCCACGAGGTGGCCCAGGCCGCCGGCGTGTCGATCAGCACCGTCTCGTACGCGCTCTCGGGCAAACGGCCGGTCGCCGAGAAGACGCGCCGTCGCATCGAGGATGCCGCGACCGCACTCGGCTACACCCCCGATGCGGGGGCGCGGATGCTGGCCGGCCGGCGCACGCACATCTTCGCCCTGACCGAGCCGCTGCGCGCCGACACCCACGCCCCCACGCACATGGCGTTCGTGCTCGCGACCTCGGTGGCCGCCAGACGGCACGGCTACGACATCCTGCTGCTGACCGACGAGCAGGCCGCGGGCGGCATGAACCGGGTCACCTCGAGCAGGCTTGTCGACGCCATCCTCGTGCTCGACGTCGCGCCCGACGACGCGCGCGTCGCGATCGCCCGCACCATCCGCACACCAACGATCTTCATCGGCATCCCGGACGACACCGAAGACCTGACCTGCGTCGACCTCGACTTCGAATCTGCCGGCCGCATGGCCGTGGATCGGCTTGCCGACGCAGGCCATCCCGAGATCATGCTCCTGGGCCAGTCCGAGGCCGCGTACCGCACCTCGAACTTCTCGCGCCGGCTGCTGCGCGGCGTCAGCGATGCCGCAGCCACGCGCGGTATCGATCTCGAAGCCGCGACGACGGGCCGGATCTCGACCGAGCGTGCCGGCGTCCGAAGCGCCGTGGAGTCCGCACTCGACCGCGGCATCCGCGCGTTCATCGTGCACGCCGTCGAGGACGTCCACGAGGTGCTGCTGGCTGTGCTCGCCGAGCGAGACCTGCAGGTCGGCCGCGACGTGTCGGTGATCTCCACCGCGACCGCCTTCGACACCACTGCACTCAGCACCCCCGTCGACACGATCCCGCTCGTGCCGAGCCGCTCGTGCGAGCTCGCCGTCGAGATCGCCATCCGGCATCTCGAGCAGCGGGACCCCTCCCCCGGCATCCACCTCATCCCTCCCGACTATCTCGCGACCGGATCGGTGCGTCCGCCGCGCTGA
- a CDS encoding carbohydrate ABC transporter permease, whose translation MSATTAIVTGKPARRRGGMSRPRGVDWLLLALVVAGALLVLVPFYLVLVNSFKSPVDYATSGPLALPRELDLTGLVAFWERVNFPQKVWNSVLISGVVAVLAVLISMLNAFAIGIGRVRGRSWIVLLFLLANLLPQEALLYPLYYMFKNVGLYDSVWSVIIVFTVIQAAFGTYLLSSVYGTFPKEVLEAASLDGASRWQILWRVVFPISRPTLSVLLIFFFIWTWNEFLLPLTFLASNANQTVPVAISVLQGDRLMDVTTTSASALLGIIPTLIFFLIFQRTLTRGITAGAVK comes from the coding sequence GTGAGCGCCACCACCGCTATCGTCACCGGCAAGCCCGCCCGCCGTCGCGGAGGCATGAGCCGCCCTCGCGGGGTCGACTGGCTGCTGCTGGCACTGGTCGTCGCCGGTGCGCTGCTGGTGCTCGTGCCCTTCTACCTCGTGCTCGTCAACTCCTTCAAGTCGCCGGTCGACTATGCCACGTCGGGCCCGCTCGCGCTTCCCCGCGAACTCGACCTCACGGGTCTGGTCGCGTTCTGGGAGCGCGTGAACTTTCCGCAGAAGGTGTGGAACTCGGTGCTCATCTCGGGCGTGGTCGCCGTGCTGGCCGTGCTGATCTCGATGCTCAACGCCTTCGCGATCGGCATCGGCCGCGTCCGGGGGCGCAGCTGGATCGTGCTGCTGTTCCTGCTGGCGAACCTGCTGCCGCAGGAGGCGCTGCTGTACCCGCTGTACTACATGTTCAAGAACGTGGGACTGTACGACAGCGTGTGGTCGGTGATCATCGTGTTCACGGTCATCCAGGCGGCCTTCGGCACGTACCTGCTCTCATCGGTGTACGGCACCTTCCCCAAGGAGGTGCTCGAGGCGGCATCCCTCGACGGTGCGAGCCGCTGGCAGATCTTGTGGCGCGTCGTGTTCCCGATCAGCCGCCCGACCCTGTCGGTGCTGCTCATCTTCTTCTTCATCTGGACCTGGAACGAGTTCCTGCTGCCGCTGACGTTCCTCGCCTCGAACGCCAACCAGACCGTTCCGGTGGCGATCAGCGTGCTGCAGGGCGACCGCCTCATGGACGTCACGACCACGAGCGCGTCCGCGCTGCTGGGCATCATCCCGACGCTCATCTTCTTCCTCATCTTCCAGCGCACCCTCACGCGCGGCATCACTGCCGGTGCAGTGAAGTGA
- a CDS encoding GNAT family N-acetyltransferase: MSELRLVELSAATIVAVNNLSLKPGQEQFLAPVSYGIAATVVNPQTSWQRVVLDGDEVVGFVSASFGADTPEEHFRNVLWRINVDADDQGRGVGRFAVQSLIDEARTRGVDHVNVIYEAGEGGPEAFFRRVGFDPIGETEYAEVIAQIRVDG, translated from the coding sequence ATGTCGGAACTGCGTCTGGTCGAACTGTCAGCTGCGACGATCGTCGCCGTCAACAACCTGTCCCTCAAGCCTGGGCAGGAGCAGTTCCTCGCCCCGGTCTCCTACGGCATCGCCGCCACCGTGGTGAACCCGCAGACCTCATGGCAGCGCGTGGTCCTCGACGGTGACGAGGTCGTGGGCTTCGTCAGCGCCAGCTTCGGCGCCGACACCCCCGAAGAGCACTTCCGCAACGTGCTGTGGCGCATCAACGTCGACGCCGACGATCAGGGCCGCGGCGTCGGGCGCTTCGCCGTGCAGTCGCTGATCGATGAGGCCCGCACCCGCGGTGTCGATCACGTGAACGTGATCTACGAAGCCGGCGAGGGTGGCCCCGAGGCGTTCTTCCGCCGCGTCGGCTTCGACCCGATCGGCGAGACCGAGTACGCCGAGGTCATCGCGCAGATCCGCGTCGACGGCTGA
- a CDS encoding glycoside hydrolase family 3 C-terminal domain-containing protein has product MRFRSTDLPVAERAADLLARLTREERIAMLHQAMPAIERLGIAESRTGAEVLHGVGWLGEATVFPQPVGLAATWDTDLIERIGEVTSTELRAKRAADPLVSLNVWAPVVNTLRHPQWGRNEEGYSEDPHLTGRLGCAYAQGLRGRHERVWKTVPALKHFLGYSNETDRSATSSEMSLRTLHEEELPAFRPAIEHRTAGSMMLAYNQVNGTPAHTQPELVAEARSWSDESLAIVSDAGAPTFVVTVQGAQPDAVHAAAALIRSGMDSFTDNDADARPTIENVTRALEQELLDEADIDAAVIRILEMRIRTGEFDGDEDPYAGIGADAVDAPGARELAREAAGRSVVVLRNDEGVLPLADPARIAVVGPLADVVLTDWYSGTPPYAVGIAAGLAARYPSADVVVETGADTIALCAPDGRYVVASADGAVVAATGEDADPDALFDVTDWGDGLLTLRSHASGRLLTGGAWPMKADASRVGGWVVQESFRRHVHADGTWSLLHLGSGRWVRVSREVGLLLAEGVTLDDAERFGVRTVRTGADAVAAAAASADVVVVAVGNDPHLAGRETADRPHLLLPEAFAGIWRISRQHNARTVLTIVSSYPYVLAGAEAAATVVWSSHGGQELGNGITDVLSGDREPSGRLAQSWPADPAQAGDLFDYDTRRQRATYRHQPEPYAFAFGHGLTYSTVSYDALALAAASATAPAPTHRHAALGEPGDVRVSVTVSNRGERAAEELVQVYALTEAGAPGPLRLLVAYQRVRLAPGETREVELSFDVARLAVWDPALRLDGAADDWLHEGALRVLAGTYRICAGPSADDLPVAAELVVTDGAPAPL; this is encoded by the coding sequence ATGAGGTTCCGCAGCACCGACCTGCCGGTGGCAGAGCGCGCCGCCGACCTGCTCGCGCGGCTCACGCGTGAGGAGCGCATCGCCATGCTCCACCAGGCGATGCCCGCGATCGAGCGCCTCGGCATCGCCGAGTCGCGCACCGGAGCCGAGGTGCTGCATGGAGTCGGTTGGCTCGGAGAGGCCACCGTCTTCCCACAGCCGGTCGGCCTGGCGGCGACCTGGGACACCGACCTCATCGAGCGCATCGGCGAGGTGACCTCGACCGAACTGCGCGCGAAGCGCGCGGCCGATCCGCTGGTCAGCCTCAACGTCTGGGCGCCCGTGGTCAACACGCTGCGCCACCCGCAGTGGGGTCGCAACGAGGAGGGCTACTCCGAGGACCCGCACCTGACCGGCCGGCTCGGCTGCGCCTACGCGCAGGGTCTGCGCGGCAGGCACGAGCGGGTCTGGAAGACCGTTCCGGCGCTGAAGCACTTCCTCGGCTACAGCAACGAGACCGACCGCTCGGCGACCTCGTCGGAGATGTCGCTGCGCACCCTCCACGAGGAGGAGCTGCCCGCCTTCCGCCCCGCGATCGAGCACAGGACGGCCGGGTCGATGATGCTGGCCTACAACCAGGTCAACGGCACCCCGGCGCACACGCAGCCTGAGCTCGTCGCCGAGGCGCGCAGCTGGAGCGACGAGTCGCTGGCGATCGTCTCGGATGCCGGGGCGCCCACCTTCGTCGTGACCGTGCAGGGTGCGCAGCCCGACGCGGTGCATGCCGCCGCTGCGCTGATCCGCAGCGGCATGGACTCGTTCACCGACAACGACGCCGACGCGCGCCCGACGATCGAGAACGTCACCCGCGCACTCGAGCAGGAACTGCTCGACGAGGCCGACATCGACGCCGCGGTCATACGCATCCTCGAGATGCGCATCCGCACCGGCGAGTTCGACGGCGACGAGGACCCCTATGCGGGAATCGGGGCGGATGCCGTCGACGCCCCCGGCGCGCGCGAACTCGCCCGCGAGGCGGCAGGGCGCTCGGTGGTCGTGCTGCGCAACGACGAGGGCGTGCTGCCGCTCGCCGACCCGGCACGAATCGCCGTGGTCGGTCCGCTCGCCGATGTCGTGCTCACCGACTGGTACTCGGGCACGCCGCCGTACGCGGTGGGCATCGCCGCGGGCCTGGCCGCCCGCTACCCGTCCGCCGACGTCGTCGTCGAGACCGGCGCCGACACGATCGCGCTGTGCGCGCCGGACGGCCGGTACGTGGTCGCCTCCGCCGACGGCGCCGTCGTCGCCGCGACGGGAGAGGATGCCGACCCCGACGCGCTCTTCGATGTCACCGACTGGGGCGACGGGCTGCTCACGCTGCGCTCGCACGCGAGCGGACGCCTGCTCACCGGCGGCGCCTGGCCGATGAAGGCCGATGCGAGCCGCGTCGGCGGCTGGGTCGTGCAGGAGAGCTTCCGCCGGCACGTGCACGCCGACGGCACCTGGTCGCTGCTGCACCTGGGATCGGGGCGGTGGGTGCGCGTGTCCCGCGAGGTCGGGCTGCTACTCGCCGAAGGGGTCACCCTCGACGACGCCGAGCGGTTCGGCGTGCGCACGGTGCGCACGGGAGCGGATGCCGTCGCCGCGGCCGCGGCATCCGCCGATGTCGTGGTCGTCGCCGTGGGCAACGATCCTCATCTCGCCGGGCGCGAGACGGCCGACCGGCCGCATCTGCTGCTGCCCGAGGCCTTCGCCGGGATCTGGCGCATCAGCCGGCAGCACAACGCCCGCACGGTTCTCACGATCGTGTCGAGCTACCCCTACGTGCTCGCGGGGGCGGAGGCTGCGGCCACCGTCGTCTGGTCGAGCCATGGCGGGCAGGAGCTCGGCAACGGCATCACCGATGTGCTGAGCGGCGATCGCGAGCCGAGCGGGCGACTGGCGCAGTCATGGCCGGCCGATCCCGCACAGGCCGGCGACCTGTTCGACTACGACACCAGGCGCCAGCGCGCCACCTACCGACACCAGCCGGAACCGTACGCGTTCGCCTTCGGGCACGGCCTGACCTATTCGACGGTGTCGTACGACGCGCTTGCGCTCGCCGCAGCATCCGCCACCGCACCGGCACCGACGCACCGGCACGCGGCGCTGGGCGAACCCGGCGACGTGCGCGTCTCGGTGACCGTGTCGAACCGCGGCGAGCGGGCCGCCGAGGAACTCGTGCAGGTGTACGCGCTGACCGAGGCCGGGGCACCCGGACCGCTCAGACTGCTCGTGGCCTATCAGCGCGTGCGGCTGGCGCCGGGGGAGACCCGGGAGGTCGAGCTGTCGTTCGACGTCGCGCGGCTGGCGGTGTGGGATCCGGCGCTGCGGCTGGACGGTGCGGCCGATGACTGGCTGCACGAGGGTGCGCTGCGCGTGCTCGCCGGGACGTACCGGATCTGCGCCGGCCCGAGCGCCGACGACCTCCCGGTCGCGGCCGAGCTCGTCGTCACCGACGGCGCGCCCGCTCCACTCTGA
- a CDS encoding NADP-dependent isocitrate dehydrogenase, which translates to MTDDAIIYTYTDEAPALATASFLPIIKAYTGQAGIEVETRDISLAGRILAAFPQKLTPEQQVGDALAELGGLATLPEANIIKLPNISASIPQLKAAIAELQQKGFDVPDYPDEPESLEEKDVRARYDRIKGSAVNPVLREGNSDRRAPLAVKNYAKKHPHRNKPFADGSKTRVATMGHDDFKHNERSWVAAQDDVLSFQHIAADGAITVLKDGLKVLPREIIDATFLSASHLDAFLAETLEAAEADDVLYSVHLKATMMKVSDPIIFGHVVKAFFKDVFAQYGDKLAEAGLSANDGLGSILSGLSEVAGGDEIAAAFDKAIAEGPRLSYVNSDKGITNLHVPSDVIVDASMPALVRNGGKLWGKDGGEADTIAVIPDSSYAGVYQAVIDDVIANGPLDPATIGTVPNVGLMAQAAEEYGSHDKTFEIASAGVVQILDSDGTVLIEHEVGAGDIWRATQTKHIPVMDWVKLAVTRARATGAPAVFWLDANRSHDAQIIAKVHQGLATLDTKGLTITILAPEDATRYTLERLRQGLDTISVTGNVLRDYLTDLFPILEVGTSAKMLSIVPLLAGGGLFETGAGGSAPKHVQQLVGENYLRWDSLGEFFALAASLEHFADRTGNEKARVLAETLDAATGTFLEEDRSPGRALGTIDNRGSHFYLGLYWAQELAKQTKDAELAAAFAPVAESLASAEQTIVEELNAVQGEPVDIGGYYRPDVDKVARAMRPSATLNAVIDGLA; encoded by the coding sequence GTGACCGACGACGCCATCATCTACACCTATACAGACGAGGCGCCGGCTCTTGCCACCGCTTCGTTCCTGCCGATCATCAAGGCCTACACCGGCCAGGCGGGCATCGAGGTGGAGACGCGCGACATCTCGCTGGCGGGTCGCATCCTCGCCGCCTTCCCGCAGAAGCTGACCCCCGAGCAGCAGGTGGGCGACGCGCTCGCCGAGCTCGGCGGCCTGGCCACGCTGCCCGAGGCCAACATCATCAAGCTGCCGAACATCTCGGCCTCGATCCCGCAGCTCAAGGCCGCGATCGCCGAGCTGCAGCAGAAGGGCTTCGACGTCCCGGACTACCCGGACGAGCCGGAGTCGCTCGAGGAGAAGGACGTCCGCGCCCGCTACGACCGCATCAAGGGCTCGGCCGTGAACCCGGTGCTGCGTGAGGGCAACAGCGACCGCCGCGCCCCGCTCGCGGTGAAGAACTACGCCAAGAAGCACCCGCACCGCAACAAGCCGTTCGCCGACGGCTCGAAGACCCGCGTCGCGACCATGGGTCACGACGACTTCAAGCACAACGAGCGCTCGTGGGTCGCCGCCCAAGACGACGTGCTGAGCTTCCAGCACATCGCCGCCGACGGCGCCATCACCGTGCTCAAGGACGGGCTGAAGGTGCTGCCGCGCGAGATCATCGACGCGACCTTCCTCTCGGCCTCGCACCTTGACGCCTTCCTCGCCGAGACGCTCGAGGCGGCCGAGGCAGACGACGTGCTGTACTCGGTGCACCTGAAGGCCACGATGATGAAGGTCAGTGACCCGATCATCTTCGGCCACGTGGTGAAGGCGTTCTTCAAGGACGTGTTCGCGCAGTACGGCGACAAGCTCGCCGAGGCCGGCCTGAGCGCCAACGACGGGCTGGGGTCGATCCTCTCGGGCCTGTCAGAGGTCGCAGGCGGCGACGAGATCGCGGCCGCTTTCGACAAGGCGATCGCCGAGGGCCCGCGTCTGTCGTACGTGAACTCCGACAAGGGGATCACGAACCTGCACGTGCCCAGCGACGTGATCGTCGACGCCTCGATGCCCGCACTGGTCCGCAACGGCGGCAAGCTGTGGGGCAAGGACGGCGGCGAGGCCGACACCATCGCAGTGATCCCGGACTCGTCGTACGCCGGCGTCTACCAGGCCGTGATCGACGACGTGATCGCCAACGGCCCGCTCGACCCCGCCACGATCGGCACCGTCCCCAACGTGGGTCTGATGGCGCAGGCGGCCGAGGAGTACGGCAGCCACGACAAGACCTTCGAGATCGCCTCGGCCGGTGTCGTGCAGATCCTCGACAGCGACGGCACCGTGCTCATCGAGCACGAGGTCGGCGCCGGCGACATCTGGCGTGCCACCCAGACCAAGCACATCCCGGTCATGGACTGGGTCAAGCTGGCCGTCACCCGTGCCCGCGCCACCGGCGCACCGGCCGTGTTCTGGCTCGACGCGAACCGCTCGCACGACGCGCAGATCATCGCCAAGGTGCACCAGGGCCTCGCGACGCTCGACACCAAGGGACTGACGATCACGATCCTCGCCCCCGAGGACGCCACCCGCTACACCCTGGAGCGCCTGCGTCAGGGACTGGACACCATCTCGGTGACCGGCAACGTGCTGCGCGACTACCTGACCGACCTGTTCCCGATCCTCGAGGTCGGCACGTCGGCGAAGATGCTGAGTATCGTTCCGCTGCTCGCGGGCGGTGGCCTGTTCGAGACCGGTGCCGGCGGATCGGCGCCGAAGCACGTGCAGCAGCTCGTCGGCGAGAACTACCTGCGCTGGGACTCGCTGGGCGAGTTCTTCGCGCTCGCCGCTTCGCTCGAGCACTTCGCCGACCGCACCGGCAACGAGAAGGCCCGAGTGCTCGCCGAGACCCTGGATGCCGCCACCGGCACCTTCCTCGAGGAGGACCGCTCGCCCGGCCGTGCCCTCGGCACGATCGACAACCGCGGCAGCCACTTCTACCTGGGCCTGTACTGGGCGCAGGAGCTGGCGAAGCAGACGAAGGATGCCGAGCTGGCCGCCGCGTTCGCTCCGGTGGCCGAGTCGCTGGCATCTGCTGAGCAGACGATCGTCGAAGAGCTCAACGCCGTCCAGGGTGAGCCGGTCGACATCGGCGGGTACTACCGTCCCGACGTCGACAAGGTCGCCCGCGCGATGCGGCCCTCCGCGACCCTGAACGCCGTCATCGACGGCCTGGCCTGA
- a CDS encoding carbohydrate ABC transporter permease: protein MSLSTRARRTAPPEQPAIPQSGRGSGAYWLYLLPGFVLLVVIVLIPLVWNVYLTFQKWRGVRAPEFIGLENWQKLFTDDDFWVSFTNSVWMIVAMVVLPTVLGLLIAALLFDVIGRRFGGRVASFLRATYYLPQILPVVVAGIVIGWIVRPDRDGALNQMLGWVGLPAVDWLGQMPSALIVLMVVMVWVQIGYPVVIFMAALQRVDPELYEAAELDGANWMQRFTAITMSIIRPEIFVVTLTCTIAALKVFGPVYVITRGGPAGATLVPAYYAYQEFFTKRNIGYGATIATVLTIVVVIVSVVFIHVQNAMEQKERAGL from the coding sequence ATGTCTCTGTCCACACGCGCCCGACGGACGGCGCCCCCGGAGCAGCCCGCGATCCCGCAGAGCGGACGCGGGTCGGGCGCCTATTGGCTGTATCTTCTCCCCGGCTTCGTGCTGCTGGTGGTGATCGTGCTCATCCCGCTGGTCTGGAACGTGTACCTCACATTCCAGAAGTGGCGCGGCGTGCGCGCCCCCGAATTCATCGGACTCGAGAACTGGCAGAAGCTGTTCACGGATGACGACTTCTGGGTCTCGTTCACGAACTCGGTCTGGATGATCGTGGCCATGGTAGTCCTTCCCACGGTGCTGGGACTGCTGATCGCCGCGCTGCTGTTCGATGTGATCGGACGCAGGTTCGGCGGACGCGTGGCGAGCTTCCTTCGCGCCACCTACTACCTGCCGCAGATCCTGCCCGTCGTCGTCGCGGGTATCGTCATCGGCTGGATCGTGCGGCCCGACCGGGACGGCGCGCTGAATCAGATGCTCGGCTGGGTGGGTCTGCCGGCCGTCGACTGGCTCGGCCAGATGCCGTCCGCGCTGATCGTGCTCATGGTCGTGATGGTGTGGGTGCAGATCGGCTACCCCGTCGTCATCTTCATGGCCGCCCTGCAACGGGTGGATCCTGAGCTCTACGAGGCAGCGGAGCTCGACGGCGCGAACTGGATGCAGCGATTCACCGCGATCACCATGAGCATCATCCGTCCTGAGATCTTCGTCGTCACCCTGACCTGCACGATCGCCGCGCTGAAGGTGTTCGGCCCGGTCTACGTCATCACCCGCGGCGGCCCGGCCGGGGCGACCCTCGTGCCGGCCTACTACGCATATCAGGAGTTCTTCACGAAGCGGAACATCGGCTACGGCGCGACCATCGCCACGGTGCTCACGATCGTCGTGGTGATCGTCTCGGTCGTGTTCATCCACGTGCAGAACGCCATGGAGCAGAAGGAGAGGGCGGGACTGTGA